Below is a window of Staphylococcus succinus DNA.
TGATAAATAACAGTACCCCAAATACTGAATATTGAATTTGCTTCTGCCTTTTCTTTCGCAGTTCTCGTTTTTGTTTTAAATATTCAGAGTCAAATTCACTTACTTTATCAGCCATTATTTTTCACATCCTTTAAAAAGACGGTAAGTGCGCTTTGAAACTATTAATAAATTTATCTCCACGCTCTTCAAATGTATTATATTGATCCCAACTTGCACATGCTGGTGACAATAAGACTACGTCATTTGCTTCAATAATACCTTGTATCTTATCAACTGCATCTTCCACATCGTTTGCTTGAATCACGTATTTACCTTGGCTTTCGCCTAACTTCACAAATTTACTTTGCGTTTCCCCAAAAGTAACCATCACTCTTACATTGGCCATATAAGGAATAAGTTCATCGAAATCATTACCACGATCTAAACCACCACATAACCATATAATAGGTTGTTCAAATGAATTCAAAGCAAATTGTGTCGCTAATGTGTTCGTAGCTTTTGAATCGTTATAATATTTATTGGTTTTATTCGTGCCAATATATTGTAGCCTATGTTCAATACCTGAGAATGTCGTCAAACTTTCAATAATCGCCCTTACTGATACACCAGCAAGTAATGCTGCCAATACTGCCGCCAAAATGTTTTCTAAGTTATGATCTCCAGGTAAAACTAGTTCATTTTTATGGATTATTCTAAATCCTTTAAAAACGATATAGCCATCTTTAACATAAATACCATCTACTTCTTGTTCAGTAGAGAAATAATATGTTTTTGCTTTTAAAGACTCAGATTCAATTAATTGTCTTTGATGATAGTTACAAATTAAATAATCGTCTTCAGTTTGATTTTCATAAACTCTTTTTTTAGCATTTTGATAATTATCTAACGTCTCATGATAGTCGAGATGCGCTGAATAGATATTAGTAATAATTGCTATATGAGGCTTGTATTGATCTATCCCTAAAAGTTGAAAAGATGATAATTCAGTTATAAGATAATCATCTTTTGATACTTCTTGCGCTACTTTCGATGCCACATAACCGATGTTACCTGAAACTTTGCCAGTAACTCTACTCTTTTGGAACATATCTCCGATTAATGACGTTACAGTCGTTTTTCCGTTAGTGCCTGTAACACCAATAATTGGTGCTTCTGAAATGAGATAGCTTAACTCAACTTCTGTTAAAATTTTCAAATCTTTTTCTATTGCTTTTTCAATTAATGGTACTGTATAAGGAATACCTGGGTTTTTGACAATAATCGGATCATTATCCAATAAAGATAATGGGTGTTCACCACCAATAACTGTTATACCCATATTTTCTAAGTCTTTAGCATGTGAGTCTTGAGATATATCTTTACCATCATTCACTATCACACTTGCACCTAGTTTATGTAACAACTTAGCTGCTTCATAACCACTTTTCGCTAATCCAATGACTAATACATTTCTATCTTTTAAACCTGTATAAGTTAGCAATTTAATTCACTCCAATCCATAGACCAATAAGTCCTGAAATCAAGCCAACTGTCCAAAATACTGTAACTACCTTCTTCTCATTCCAACCAACTAACTCGAAATGATGATGTAGCGGAGACATCTTAAATATTCTTTTTCCTGTTAATTTGAAAGATGTTACTTGAATCATTACTGATAACGTTTCAGCAACAAATACGAAACCTATAAAAATAAGTGACAATTCTTGGTTAAGCATGATGGAGATTGTAGCGAATATACCACCTAATGCCAAACTTCCTGTATCCCCCATAAACACTTTTGCCGGATTTAAATTGAATGGTAAGAACCCAAGCAAAGCAAAAATCATGATGACACAGAATAGTCCGATAGAAGTTGCACCTTGAAAGTAGGCCATGATGGCATACATCACAAATCCTATAATAGATAACCCTGTTGCCAATCCATCTAAACCGTCTGTTAAATTCACAGCATTTGAAAAGCCTACTTGCCAAAAAACAATGAATATCACATATGCAATAGAAAGTGGAACCTCGATACCTATAAACGGAATATGGATACCTGTAGAAAAATCAGTTAAATTAAATACTTGGCTTAAAATGAAGAAAATAACCGCAATTCCAATTTGTGCAAGAAACTTTTGCTTACTTGTTAAGCCCTGGTTATTTTTTTTAACTACAATAATGTAATCGTCTATAAAACCGATTAAACCAAAACCAAGTGTTACAAATAGTAATAAAATAATTGGATTTGAGCTATCTGTAAAAATAATAGCTAAAATCGATGTAACAATAATACTTATTAAAAATGTAAGCCCGCCCATAGTTGGCGTGCCTGTTTTTTTCATGTGGCTTTGAGGACCTTCTTCTCTAATACTTTGACCAAATTTCATTTTCTTTAAAGTCGGAATTAATACTGGGACTAATATAAACGTGATTAACAGTGCAATGATTGCGAGTAAATAAACCATATTATGCTCCTTCATATATTTAAATTGGATTAAGTCGTAATGCTAAGTTATTACAATATGTATAGGGTAAGTAGTAAATTGAGAAACCAACTTCTAATTATTTGATTATTGATTTCTTATCTACTACTTTTTAAGACCCCAAATGCTTAAAATAAACGTACTTATATGACTTCGATATTAAACCATAAAATATTGTTTTATTAGGTTCAATTATTTATCTTTTGATTTACTTGTACTTTTCGTACTACTAGAACTAGACTCCCCATCGACTTCTTCTGAAGATAAGGTCACTTCAATCTTGTCATTTTTACTGACTTGCTGTCCTTTAGTTACCGATTGATTAGAAACAAAACCACTACCTTTTGTAGTTAC
It encodes the following:
- the murD gene encoding UDP-N-acetylmuramoyl-L-alanine--D-glutamate ligase; amino-acid sequence: MLTYTGLKDRNVLVIGLAKSGYEAAKLLHKLGASVIVNDGKDISQDSHAKDLENMGITVIGGEHPLSLLDNDPIIVKNPGIPYTVPLIEKAIEKDLKILTEVELSYLISEAPIIGVTGTNGKTTVTSLIGDMFQKSRVTGKVSGNIGYVASKVAQEVSKDDYLITELSSFQLLGIDQYKPHIAIITNIYSAHLDYHETLDNYQNAKKRVYENQTEDDYLICNYHQRQLIESESLKAKTYYFSTEQEVDGIYVKDGYIVFKGFRIIHKNELVLPGDHNLENILAAVLAALLAGVSVRAIIESLTTFSGIEHRLQYIGTNKTNKYYNDSKATNTLATQFALNSFEQPIIWLCGGLDRGNDFDELIPYMANVRVMVTFGETQSKFVKLGESQGKYVIQANDVEDAVDKIQGIIEANDVVLLSPACASWDQYNTFEERGDKFINSFKAHLPSF
- the mraY gene encoding phospho-N-acetylmuramoyl-pentapeptide-transferase yields the protein MVYLLAIIALLITFILVPVLIPTLKKMKFGQSIREEGPQSHMKKTGTPTMGGLTFLISIIVTSILAIIFTDSSNPIILLLFVTLGFGLIGFIDDYIIVVKKNNQGLTSKQKFLAQIGIAVIFFILSQVFNLTDFSTGIHIPFIGIEVPLSIAYVIFIVFWQVGFSNAVNLTDGLDGLATGLSIIGFVMYAIMAYFQGATSIGLFCVIMIFALLGFLPFNLNPAKVFMGDTGSLALGGIFATISIMLNQELSLIFIGFVFVAETLSVMIQVTSFKLTGKRIFKMSPLHHHFELVGWNEKKVVTVFWTVGLISGLIGLWIGVN